From a region of the Streptomyces tirandamycinicus genome:
- a CDS encoding 3' terminal RNA ribose 2'-O-methyltransferase Hen1, whose amino-acid sequence MFLTISTTGTPERPATDLGFLLHKHPGRAQAFSTSHGTAHILYPEASAERCTAALLLEVDPVALVRRGRGRGSGGAPDSALAQYVNDRPYAASSLVSVAMSTVFKSALRGVCAAMPERAASPLPLRIEVPALPARGGPDLVRRLFGPLGWDSVEAEPITLDERFPEWGDSRYVRLALQGELRLADALRQLYVLLPVLDDAKHYWVAPDEVDKLLRAGEGWLADHPEQQLITSRYLSHRRGLTRQAAERLELARLAESDDLEAEALDNAVDETKDTDERPVPLAVQRRAAILDALRTAGAARVLDLGCGQGRLVQELLQDVRFTDIVGVDVSVRALAVAARRLRLERLGERQSGRVTLLQGSLTYTDKRLAGYDAAVLSEVVEHLDLPRLPALEYAVFGAARPRTVIVTTPNVEYNVRWETLPAGHARHSDHRFEWNREEFRGWASRTAERHGYDVVYVPVGDDDPEVGPPTQMAVFTLASADPAAGGPAAGGAAAPSRTGRAQNAGNAGSAGSAGSAGHAETHPAQGSRTHPTHSTPATHTAPSTEATPTMPSTSAAPATDATPTTQSTNTTNTTNTMKEGAV is encoded by the coding sequence GTGTTCCTGACGATCAGTACGACCGGCACCCCCGAACGTCCCGCCACCGACCTGGGCTTCCTGCTCCACAAGCACCCGGGCAGGGCGCAGGCGTTCTCCACCTCGCACGGCACGGCGCACATCCTCTACCCCGAGGCGAGCGCCGAACGCTGCACCGCCGCACTGCTGCTGGAGGTGGACCCCGTGGCGCTGGTGCGGCGCGGCAGGGGCAGGGGCAGCGGCGGAGCACCCGACTCCGCCCTGGCCCAGTACGTCAACGACCGCCCCTACGCCGCGTCCTCGCTGGTCTCCGTCGCCATGAGCACCGTCTTCAAGAGCGCGCTGCGCGGAGTGTGCGCCGCGATGCCGGAGCGGGCCGCGAGCCCGCTGCCGCTGCGGATCGAGGTGCCCGCACTGCCCGCGCGCGGCGGCCCCGACCTCGTCCGCCGGCTGTTCGGGCCGCTGGGCTGGGACAGCGTGGAGGCCGAGCCGATCACGCTCGACGAACGGTTCCCGGAGTGGGGCGACTCCCGCTACGTACGGCTGGCACTCCAGGGGGAGCTGCGCCTCGCCGACGCCCTGCGCCAGCTCTATGTGCTGCTGCCGGTCCTGGACGACGCCAAGCACTACTGGGTGGCGCCCGACGAGGTCGACAAGCTGCTGCGGGCAGGCGAGGGCTGGCTGGCCGACCACCCCGAGCAGCAGCTGATCACCAGTCGCTATCTGTCCCACCGCCGGGGCCTCACCCGGCAGGCAGCGGAGCGGCTCGAACTCGCACGCCTCGCCGAGAGCGACGACCTCGAGGCGGAGGCGCTGGACAACGCGGTGGACGAGACGAAGGACACCGACGAGCGCCCGGTACCGCTCGCCGTGCAGCGGCGCGCCGCGATCCTGGACGCCCTGCGCACGGCGGGTGCCGCGCGTGTGCTCGACCTCGGCTGCGGCCAGGGCCGGCTCGTCCAGGAGCTCCTGCAGGACGTCCGGTTCACCGACATCGTCGGCGTGGACGTGTCCGTGCGGGCCCTGGCGGTCGCCGCCCGCCGGCTGCGCCTGGAGCGCCTGGGCGAGCGGCAGTCCGGCCGCGTCACCCTGCTGCAGGGCTCGCTCACGTACACCGACAAGCGCCTGGCGGGCTACGACGCCGCGGTCCTCAGCGAGGTCGTCGAGCACCTCGACCTGCCGCGGCTGCCCGCGCTCGAGTACGCCGTGTTCGGGGCCGCCCGCCCGCGTACGGTGATCGTCACCACGCCGAACGTCGAGTACAACGTGCGCTGGGAGACGCTGCCCGCCGGGCACGCACGCCACAGCGACCACCGCTTCGAGTGGAACCGCGAGGAGTTCCGCGGCTGGGCCTCGCGCACCGCGGAACGGCATGGCTACGACGTGGTGTACGTACCGGTCGGCGACGACGATCCGGAGGTCGGCCCGCCGACGCAGATGGCCGTCTTCACCCTGGCGTCCGCCGACCCCGCTGCGGGTGGCCCCGCTGCGGGCGGCGCGGCGGCCCCATCGCGCACCGGCCGGGCCCAGAACGCCGGGAACGCCGGGAGCGCCGGGAGCGCCGGGAGCGCCGGGCACGCCGAGACGCACCCGGCCCAGGGGTCCCGTACGCACCCCACTCACAGCACGCCCGCCACGCACACCGCGCCCTCCACTGAGGCCACGCCCACCATGCCCAGCACATCCGCCGCGCCCGCCACCGACGCCACGCCCACCACGCAGAGCACGAACACCACGAACACCACGAACACCATGAAGGAGGGTGCGGTATGA